The Methanotorris formicicus Mc-S-70 genome includes a window with the following:
- the sepS gene encoding O-phosphoserine--tRNA ligase: MFDKEKILEMANKDFEKAWRETKKLIKRKHVDLRYPRIKPHYGKPHPVMETIEKLRQAYLRMGFEEYINPVIVDEQDIYKQFGPEAMAVLDRCFYLAGLPRPDVGLSESKVEEIRKLGIAIDEEKKENLRKVLHQYKKGTIDGDDLVFEIAKALNTSNEMGLKVLEEVFPEFKDLKPEATTLTLRSHMTSGWFITVGELIKKKPLPFKLFSIDRCFRREQREDKSHLMTYHSASCVVVGEDVDIDDGKIVAEGLLKQFGFTKFKFRPDEKKSKYYTPETQTEVYAYHPKLNEWIEVATFGVYSPIALAKYGIDVPVMNLGLGVERLSMIIYGYEDVREMVYPQFYDNVLSDREIAGMIRIDKLPITNELYALTDELIDLCITNKDKDSPCSVELKKEISFNKTKKTIKIKIFENEEGKKLLGPSILNEVYIYNSNIYGIPQSFEGVKKEYMDILKKAKEEGISTGIRYIDGICYKITAKIEEMLVTNQKNAKVRVPIVRSLSDINLKIDELALKQIMGRNRVIDVRGPVFLSAEIEIK; the protein is encoded by the coding sequence ATGTTTGACAAAGAAAAAATTTTGGAAATGGCAAATAAGGATTTTGAGAAGGCCTGGAGAGAAACAAAGAAGTTGATAAAGAGAAAACATGTTGATTTAAGATATCCAAGGATAAAGCCCCATTATGGGAAACCGCATCCAGTAATGGAAACCATAGAGAAATTAAGGCAGGCATATTTGAGAATGGGATTTGAGGAGTATATAAACCCAGTAATTGTTGATGAACAAGACATCTACAAGCAATTTGGGCCAGAGGCAATGGCAGTTTTGGATAGATGCTTTTATTTGGCAGGATTGCCGAGACCTGATGTTGGTTTGAGTGAGAGTAAGGTGGAAGAAATAAGAAAATTAGGTATTGCCATTGATGAGGAGAAAAAAGAGAATTTAAGGAAGGTTTTGCATCAATACAAAAAGGGAACTATAGATGGGGATGATTTGGTTTTTGAGATTGCAAAGGCATTAAATACAAGCAATGAGATGGGTTTAAAGGTTTTAGAGGAGGTATTTCCAGAATTTAAAGATTTGAAGCCAGAGGCAACAACACTAACATTAAGGAGCCACATGACTTCTGGATGGTTTATAACTGTTGGAGAGTTAATAAAGAAAAAGCCCTTGCCATTTAAATTGTTCTCAATAGACAGGTGCTTTAGAAGAGAGCAGAGGGAAGATAAAAGCCATTTAATGACCTACCACTCTGCTTCATGTGTCGTTGTTGGGGAAGATGTGGATATCGATGATGGAAAAATTGTTGCAGAGGGGTTATTAAAGCAGTTTGGATTTACAAAATTCAAATTTAGGCCAGATGAAAAAAAGAGTAAATACTACACCCCAGAGACACAAACTGAAGTCTATGCCTACCACCCAAAACTAAATGAGTGGATTGAGGTTGCTACATTTGGTGTCTATTCACCAATTGCATTGGCAAAGTATGGCATAGATGTGCCAGTTATGAATTTAGGTTTGGGTGTTGAGAGGTTATCTATGATTATCTATGGATATGAGGATGTTAGGGAGATGGTCTATCCGCAATTCTATGATAATGTTTTGAGTGATAGGGAAATTGCAGGGATGATAAGAATTGACAAGTTGCCAATAACCAATGAACTCTATGCATTGACTGATGAACTTATTGATTTGTGTATAACAAATAAAGATAAGGACAGCCCATGCTCTGTTGAACTTAAAAAAGAAATCAGCTTTAACAAAACCAAAAAAACAATAAAAATAAAAATATTTGAAAATGAAGAGGGTAAGAAACTCCTCGGACCTTCAATACTAAATGAGGTTTATATTTATAACAGCAACATCTATGGAATCCCACAGAGTTTTGAAGGAGTTAAGAAGGAATATATGGATATTTTAAAGAAAGCAAAAGAAGAAGGTATCTCAACAGGAATAAGATATATAGATGGAATCTGTTATAAAATAACGGCAAAAATTGAAGAAATGCTTGTAACAAACCAAAAAAATGCTAAGGTAAGAGTTCCAATCGTCAGAAGTTTGAGTGATATAAACTTAAAGATAGATGAACTTGCATTAAAGCAAATTATGGGAAGAAATAGAGTTATTGACGTGAGAGGGCCAGTATTTTTAAGTGCTGAGATTGAAATTAAATAG